In Streptomyces durocortorensis, a genomic segment contains:
- a CDS encoding serine/threonine-protein kinase — protein sequence MGEVFAGRYELIDPIGRGGVGAVWRAWDHRRRRYVAAKVLQQSDAHTLLRFVREQALRIEHPHVLAPASWAADDDKVLFTMDLVSGGSLAHVIGDYGPLPPRFVCLLLDQLLSGLSTVHAEGVIHRDIKPANILMEATGTGRPHLRLSDFGISMRKGEPRLTETNYVVGTPGYFAPEQMMGAEPDFPADLFAVGLVALYLLQGQKPDSQALVERFTAHGTPGAPEGIPEPLWQVLAGLLQPDPHARFRTATGARKALTAAVEMLPEAGPDDEPVEVFDQIGPLPTGFGPDGPATAPTAGRPAGSPAGPPAGEPPAGPPAAEPPAGQPTAEPPAAAGGSAQQTGSQPAAQPSPQPPHTAPPVSMSETGSFHLAPPPRQQDQPQAAFQQQQPSEPVPAPAPPPYAVGAQDPSQAATAGVPHGPGATRAYTAQLPPQQPQPGAQPGPHVPSPPVQHAAPHAPVRATRPGPPPKVAVPVLVVALICFAVGIWALTQV from the coding sequence ATGGGTGAGGTCTTCGCTGGTCGGTACGAGCTGATCGATCCGATCGGACGTGGTGGGGTCGGCGCCGTCTGGCGGGCCTGGGACCACCGCCGCCGCAGGTACGTGGCGGCCAAGGTGCTCCAGCAGAGCGACGCGCACACGCTGCTGCGCTTCGTCCGCGAACAGGCGCTGCGCATCGAGCACCCCCATGTGCTCGCCCCGGCCAGCTGGGCCGCCGACGACGACAAGGTCCTGTTCACCATGGACCTGGTGAGCGGCGGTTCGCTCGCCCACGTCATCGGCGACTACGGCCCGCTGCCGCCCCGCTTCGTCTGCCTCCTCCTGGACCAGCTGCTGTCCGGGCTGTCCACGGTGCACGCGGAGGGCGTCATCCACCGCGACATCAAGCCCGCCAACATCCTGATGGAGGCGACCGGAACGGGCCGCCCGCATCTGCGGCTCTCCGACTTCGGCATCTCGATGCGCAAGGGCGAGCCCCGGCTGACCGAGACCAATTACGTGGTCGGGACGCCGGGTTACTTCGCCCCTGAGCAGATGATGGGCGCCGAGCCCGATTTCCCGGCGGATCTCTTCGCGGTCGGCCTGGTCGCGCTCTACCTCCTCCAGGGACAGAAGCCGGACTCGCAGGCACTGGTCGAGCGCTTCACCGCCCATGGCACCCCGGGCGCCCCCGAGGGCATCCCCGAACCGCTGTGGCAGGTGCTCGCCGGTCTGCTCCAGCCCGACCCGCACGCCCGCTTCCGGACCGCGACGGGCGCCCGCAAGGCGCTGACCGCGGCGGTCGAGATGCTGCCCGAAGCGGGCCCGGACGACGAGCCGGTGGAGGTGTTCGACCAGATCGGCCCGTTGCCGACGGGATTCGGCCCCGACGGCCCGGCGACCGCGCCCACGGCAGGGCGGCCCGCCGGTTCACCCGCTGGACCGCCCGCCGGAGAACCACCCGCCGGACCACCCGCCGCAGAACCGCCCGCAGGGCAGCCCACGGCAGAACCGCCCGCCGCGGCGGGCGGTTCTGCACAGCAGACCGGTTCACAGCCCGCCGCACAGCCCTCCCCCCAGCCGCCGCACACCGCCCCGCCCGTGTCGATGTCGGAGACGGGCAGCTTCCACCTGGCCCCGCCGCCCCGGCAACAGGACCAGCCCCAGGCCGCGTTCCAGCAGCAGCAGCCGTCCGAGCCGGTCCCGGCGCCCGCGCCGCCCCCGTACGCCGTCGGCGCGCAGGACCCCTCGCAGGCGGCGACCGCCGGCGTCCCGCACGGCCCCGGGGCCACCCGCGCCTACACCGCCCAGCTGCCGCCCCAGCAGCCTCAGCCGGGCGCTCAGCCGGGCCCACACGTCCCGAGCCCCCCGGTGCAGCACGCCGCACCCCACGCTCCCGTACGGGCAACGCGTCCGGGACCGCCCCCGAAGGTCGCGGTCCCGGTGCTGGTGGTGGCGCTGATCTGCTTCGCGGTCGGCATCTGGGCCCTGACCCAGGTCTGA
- a CDS encoding helix-turn-helix domain-containing protein, which translates to MDTAQQEATARARDLQRSWYGEPLGALFRRLIDDLGLNQARLAAVLGLSAPMLSQLMSGQRAKIGNPAVVQRVQALQELASQVADGSVSAGEATDRMEEIKKSQGGSVLTGTGQTSSTGGAPTVRRVVREIQSLLRSVAAAGDIIDAADALAPTHPELAEFLRVYGAGRTADAVAHYEGHQS; encoded by the coding sequence ATGGACACAGCGCAGCAAGAGGCAACGGCAAGAGCCAGAGACCTTCAACGCAGTTGGTACGGAGAGCCTTTGGGGGCGCTCTTCCGTCGGCTGATCGATGATCTCGGCCTGAATCAGGCCCGGCTGGCCGCGGTTCTCGGGCTGTCCGCTCCGATGCTCTCCCAGCTGATGAGCGGCCAGCGGGCCAAGATCGGAAACCCCGCCGTGGTCCAGCGCGTCCAGGCCCTTCAGGAGCTGGCGAGCCAGGTGGCCGACGGCAGCGTCAGTGCGGGCGAGGCGACCGACCGGATGGAGGAGATCAAGAAGTCGCAGGGCGGATCGGTCCTCACCGGCACCGGCCAGACCAGCTCCACCGGCGGCGCTCCCACCGTCCGCCGCGTGGTGCGCGAGATCCAGTCCCTGCTGAGGTCCGTCGCGGCGGCCGGCGACATCATCGATGCCGCGGACGCCCTCGCCCCGACCCACCCGGAGCTGGCAGAGTTCCTCAGGGTGTACGGCGCGGGGCGCACCGCGGACGCGGTCGCACACTACGAAGGGCACCAGAGCTAG
- a CDS encoding TIM barrel protein → MTSLPAIACTVRPWAQFPLQRALHGIRTAGFNAVALPVHGVTEVITPDTPAAGAEEIGALIRDHGLRLLVLSHAADLDRGDDRALGALRRQIDHCARLEVPTLVDMGCPELTHGARYLRLMAAAAPYAAAHGVTIAVKPHGGLTRTAADTLSVVERVGHDAFRACWDAGNLVHYGGEPPARGLAELAPYIAAVGVRDHPVRGRYRATTTGGMPPAITPGDGIVDFTELYRTLRAHGFTGPSAVESVTRLGTLEELDSEADRARRNLLDAMAGRVPDRPEPARTIPARQSCSLVARTAAEDPIGTARPFDRFLMLELPLPWPPGMGTPVWETDRVPAPLRAALRTATRRTGERGLTMKTFAAAPDPEYSTPGLIRIIRFDRAPGPAAPLARTEHHIPTDRAPALIDGLFTDDPAALTPFAQYRDPTPHRDLVVCTHASVDACCGTLGYPFFQQLRRTHGSTGTVRVWRISSFGGHRFAPTLVDFPEGRVWGNLTQARMDQLVNRTGDPADLMDLYRGWACLPHPGEQVLERELFRTYGWDWPAHHLSLHPTADAHYRLTAHDPRSGTTRHHTAELHPLGPRPVLIGCDRTAGEIQRYTASLNPRTPPSHSRPC, encoded by the coding sequence ATGACATCCCTGCCCGCCATCGCCTGCACGGTGCGCCCCTGGGCGCAGTTCCCGCTTCAGCGTGCGCTGCACGGCATCCGTACGGCCGGTTTCAACGCGGTCGCCCTCCCGGTGCACGGGGTCACCGAGGTGATCACCCCCGACACCCCGGCCGCAGGGGCCGAGGAGATCGGCGCGCTCATCCGCGACCACGGGCTGCGGCTGCTGGTTCTCAGCCACGCCGCCGACCTGGACCGTGGCGACGACCGGGCGCTGGGCGCGCTGCGCCGTCAGATCGACCACTGCGCCAGGCTGGAGGTGCCGACCCTGGTCGACATGGGGTGTCCCGAACTCACCCACGGCGCCCGCTATCTACGGCTCATGGCAGCCGCCGCCCCGTACGCCGCCGCCCATGGGGTGACCATCGCCGTCAAGCCGCACGGCGGGCTGACCCGTACCGCGGCCGACACCTTGTCCGTCGTCGAACGCGTCGGCCACGACGCCTTCCGGGCCTGCTGGGACGCGGGCAACCTGGTGCACTACGGCGGCGAGCCGCCCGCTCGGGGACTGGCCGAACTCGCCCCGTACATCGCCGCGGTCGGCGTCCGTGACCACCCGGTCCGCGGCCGTTACCGAGCCACCACCACCGGGGGCATGCCGCCCGCGATCACCCCCGGCGACGGCATCGTGGACTTCACCGAGCTCTACCGGACCCTGCGCGCACACGGCTTCACCGGCCCGAGCGCCGTGGAGAGCGTCACCAGGCTCGGCACCCTCGAAGAGCTCGACTCCGAGGCGGACCGGGCCCGCCGAAACCTGCTCGACGCGATGGCCGGCCGCGTACCGGACCGCCCGGAACCGGCGCGTACGATCCCGGCCCGGCAGTCCTGCTCCCTCGTCGCCCGCACCGCCGCGGAGGACCCGATCGGCACCGCCCGCCCCTTCGACCGGTTCCTCATGCTCGAACTCCCCCTGCCCTGGCCACCGGGGATGGGCACCCCGGTGTGGGAGACCGACCGGGTCCCCGCCCCCCTGCGTGCCGCACTGCGCACCGCCACCCGCCGCACCGGGGAACGCGGCCTGACCATGAAGACGTTCGCCGCCGCACCCGACCCGGAGTACTCCACCCCCGGCCTGATCCGGATCATCCGCTTCGACCGCGCCCCGGGCCCGGCCGCTCCCCTGGCCCGTACGGAACACCACATCCCCACCGACCGGGCCCCGGCCCTGATCGACGGTCTCTTCACCGACGACCCTGCCGCCCTCACTCCCTTCGCCCAGTACCGCGACCCGACCCCGCACCGTGACCTGGTCGTCTGCACCCACGCCTCGGTCGACGCCTGCTGCGGCACGCTCGGCTACCCGTTCTTCCAGCAGCTCCGCCGGACCCACGGCAGCACGGGGACGGTACGGGTGTGGCGCATCAGCAGCTTCGGCGGCCACCGCTTCGCCCCCACCCTGGTCGATTTCCCGGAAGGCCGCGTCTGGGGCAACCTCACCCAGGCCCGCATGGACCAACTGGTCAACCGCACCGGCGACCCCGCCGATCTGATGGACCTCTACCGAGGCTGGGCCTGTCTTCCCCACCCCGGCGAGCAGGTCCTCGAACGCGAGCTCTTCCGTACGTACGGATGGGACTGGCCCGCCCACCACCTGAGCCTCCACCCGACCGCCGACGCCCACTACCGCCTCACGGCCCACGACCCCCGCTCCGGCACCACCCGCCACCACACCGCCGAACTCCACCCCCTGGGCCCGCGGCCGGTCCTGATCGGCTGCGACCGCACCGCCGGAGAAATCCAGCGTTACACCGCTTCCCTCAACCCCCGGACACCGCCGAGCCACTCCCGCCCGTGCTGA
- a CDS encoding ABC transporter ATP-binding protein yields MLEFDGLGFSHDPGKEPGNESGNESGRWLFRDVSHRLAPGEILTVLGPNGRGKTTLLRCVAGLTTPTEGRIRADGAVGFVPQSHHTTFAYTVLDMVLMGRARHLRPLATPGRRDHELAHGALERVGLTHLADRDYPTLSGGERQLVLIARAIVGQGPVLVLDEPAAALDLRNQGRVLHLLRGLADEGRTIVLTTHHPDHAVEIADTAMLMFGGTDVRVGPAAGLLTDSTVGALYGVRAHTLVLDEEFGGAPRRVIVTRYDQELPS; encoded by the coding sequence ATGCTTGAGTTCGACGGCCTCGGCTTCTCCCACGACCCCGGAAAGGAACCCGGAAACGAATCCGGAAACGAATCCGGACGGTGGCTCTTCCGCGACGTCTCCCACCGGCTCGCCCCCGGCGAGATCCTCACCGTCCTCGGACCGAACGGCCGCGGCAAGACCACCCTCCTGCGCTGTGTCGCCGGCCTCACCACACCCACCGAAGGACGGATACGGGCCGACGGCGCGGTCGGCTTCGTCCCGCAGAGCCACCACACCACCTTCGCCTACACCGTCCTGGACATGGTGCTGATGGGCCGCGCACGCCACCTGCGTCCGCTGGCCACCCCTGGCCGCCGGGACCACGAACTCGCCCATGGAGCCCTGGAGCGAGTCGGGCTCACCCATCTGGCCGACCGCGACTACCCGACGCTGAGCGGGGGAGAGCGCCAACTGGTGCTGATCGCACGGGCGATCGTCGGCCAGGGCCCGGTACTCGTCCTCGACGAGCCCGCGGCCGCGCTGGATCTGCGCAACCAGGGCAGAGTGCTGCATCTGCTGCGCGGCCTCGCCGACGAGGGCCGCACCATCGTGCTGACCACCCATCACCCCGACCACGCGGTGGAGATCGCCGACACCGCGATGCTCATGTTCGGCGGCACCGATGTACGGGTCGGCCCGGCCGCGGGACTGCTCACCGACAGCACCGTCGGGGCCCTGTACGGCGTCCGCGCACACACCCTCGTCCTCGACGAGGAATTCGGTGGCGCGCCCCGCCGAGTGATCGTCACCCGTTACGACCAGGAGCTGCCCTCATGA
- a CDS encoding FecCD family ABC transporter permease — protein MTTSAAERTEGRGTGPAAVPAIGRRRQRSALIGLPVAVLLIGVIALGVGRYTVGFDDVVRILLGRILPVERTWSDTEEAAVLHVRLPRVLLAMLVGAGLAVCGAALQAVFGNPIVSPQILGVSSGASFGGALAIVLGLGSAALVLGSFGFGLLALVAVFATSRVRGPAPPLTIVLAGIVVGAFFSALVSLLTYLADPYGELQSIVFWLLGSLATATYGKVAVAAVPVLLGGALIYALRWRINVLSLGDEDAKILGLRPGQLRWMLLTAVAAVVAGAVAVSGVIGWVGLVVPHLARLWVGPDHRVLIPVSLGLGAAYLTVIDTVTRNLGVAEIPLGVLTALIGAPVFLLLLHRSRRRMWSDA, from the coding sequence ATGACGACTTCGGCCGCTGAGCGGACAGAGGGGCGCGGCACCGGCCCCGCTGCCGTGCCGGCCATCGGGCGCCGACGGCAGCGTTCAGCGCTGATCGGGCTGCCGGTCGCCGTGCTGCTCATCGGCGTCATCGCCCTCGGCGTCGGCCGCTACACGGTCGGCTTCGACGACGTCGTACGGATCCTGCTCGGGCGGATACTCCCGGTCGAACGGACCTGGTCGGACACCGAGGAGGCCGCCGTGCTCCACGTGCGGCTGCCGCGGGTACTGCTGGCCATGCTGGTCGGCGCGGGGCTCGCGGTCTGCGGTGCGGCGCTCCAGGCAGTCTTCGGCAACCCGATCGTCAGCCCGCAGATCCTCGGTGTCTCCTCCGGAGCGTCCTTCGGCGGGGCGCTCGCGATCGTGCTCGGCCTGGGGTCGGCCGCGCTGGTTCTCGGCTCGTTCGGCTTCGGGCTGCTCGCGCTGGTGGCGGTGTTCGCCACCAGCCGGGTTCGCGGACCCGCGCCACCGCTGACGATCGTGCTCGCCGGCATCGTCGTCGGAGCGTTCTTCTCGGCGCTGGTCTCCCTGCTCACGTATCTCGCCGACCCCTACGGCGAGCTCCAGTCCATCGTGTTCTGGCTGCTGGGCAGTCTGGCCACGGCCACCTACGGCAAGGTCGCCGTGGCCGCGGTGCCGGTCCTGCTCGGTGGGGCGCTGATCTACGCACTGCGCTGGCGGATCAACGTTCTCTCCCTCGGGGACGAGGACGCCAAGATCCTCGGACTGCGCCCGGGGCAGCTGCGCTGGATGCTGCTCACCGCGGTGGCCGCGGTCGTCGCCGGAGCGGTCGCGGTGAGCGGCGTCATCGGCTGGGTGGGGCTGGTGGTGCCGCATCTGGCCCGGCTGTGGGTCGGCCCCGACCACCGGGTACTCATCCCGGTGAGCCTCGGCCTGGGTGCGGCGTACCTCACCGTCATCGACACCGTGACCCGCAACCTGGGCGTGGCCGAGATCCCGCTGGGCGTCCTCACCGCGCTGATCGGGGCGCCGGTCTTCCTCCTCCTGCTGCACCGCAGCCGCCGACGGATGTGGTCCGATGCTTGA
- a CDS encoding ABC transporter substrate-binding protein, with protein MLGGALAAAALPLLGTACGRTGQEKSGKGLTVTDLTGKNLELPGPARRVVTIPLPAASMVVAVNGGPDVLAGMNAASLTAIKGSFLGEAHPELLKVPTDVAGAEFAPNVESVLARRPDVVIQWGDRGPGIVDPLRKAGLKVAQLTYGTQADLEGAIAMYGRLLGKQDRADRIADGMRRRLKKLRTEIPGRAGPPPSVLYLRGAADGLQVGGGDSYNHFVTELVGGRNPAAEIKAEQATIDVEQLLRWDPDIILLGNFGPATPQDMYDDPALASLRAVRGRRIYKVPLGGYRWDPPSQESPLMWQWLAGLVHGTGGAGLRAEVVREYAFLYGAEPTDSQLDTILKLSANSGSRDYDDFGR; from the coding sequence TTGCTGGGAGGCGCGCTCGCCGCGGCCGCCCTGCCCCTCCTGGGGACCGCCTGCGGACGTACCGGGCAGGAGAAGTCCGGCAAGGGGCTGACCGTCACCGATCTGACCGGTAAGAATCTCGAACTGCCGGGACCGGCACGCCGGGTGGTGACGATCCCGCTGCCCGCCGCGTCCATGGTGGTCGCGGTGAACGGGGGGCCGGATGTGCTGGCCGGTATGAACGCCGCGTCACTCACCGCGATCAAGGGCAGCTTCCTGGGCGAGGCGCATCCGGAGCTGCTCAAGGTGCCCACCGATGTGGCCGGTGCCGAGTTCGCACCCAATGTGGAGAGCGTCCTCGCACGGCGACCTGATGTGGTGATCCAGTGGGGAGACCGGGGCCCGGGCATCGTCGACCCGCTGCGCAAAGCGGGTCTGAAGGTCGCTCAGCTCACCTATGGCACCCAGGCGGACCTGGAGGGCGCCATCGCCATGTACGGCCGGCTGCTCGGCAAGCAGGACCGGGCCGACCGTATCGCCGACGGCATGCGCCGGCGGCTGAAGAAGCTGCGCACGGAGATTCCCGGCCGAGCGGGCCCCCCGCCGTCCGTGCTCTATCTGCGCGGAGCCGCCGACGGTCTGCAGGTCGGAGGGGGCGACTCGTACAACCACTTCGTCACCGAGCTCGTCGGTGGCCGCAATCCCGCCGCCGAGATCAAGGCCGAACAGGCCACCATCGATGTCGAACAGCTGCTGAGGTGGGACCCCGACATCATCCTGCTCGGCAACTTCGGCCCGGCCACACCACAGGACATGTACGACGACCCCGCGCTGGCAAGCCTGCGGGCTGTGCGGGGGCGTCGTATCTACAAGGTGCCGCTGGGCGGATACCGGTGGGATCCGCCCAGCCAGGAGTCACCGCTGATGTGGCAGTGGCTCGCCGGTCTGGTCCACGGCACCGGGGGCGCGGGACTGCGGGCCGAGGTCGTCCGTGAGTACGCCTTCCTCTACGGCGCCGAGCCCACCGACAGCCAGCTGGACACCATCCTCAAGCTGTCGGCCAACTCCGGCTCCCGGGACTATGACGACTTCGGCCGCTGA
- a CDS encoding FBP domain-containing protein, with product MDPLSEKVIRNSFVNCTKGEASRLRLPLGFGELTWEDLDFLGWVDPGALLRSHIVMPGHGGPRAITLRVSSAARKGVMKSSMCQICLTPHSSSGVNLFVAPLAGPSGRQGNTVGIYMCADLACSLYMRGKRQPKLRFSQYEESLTLDERIARAMDNLNKFADKVAGIA from the coding sequence ATGGACCCATTGAGTGAGAAAGTCATCCGGAATTCCTTTGTGAACTGCACCAAGGGGGAGGCGTCCCGGCTGCGCCTGCCGCTCGGTTTCGGCGAACTTACCTGGGAAGACCTGGACTTCCTCGGCTGGGTCGACCCTGGCGCGCTGCTGCGGTCGCACATCGTCATGCCGGGACACGGCGGGCCGCGCGCCATCACCCTGCGTGTTTCCAGCGCCGCCCGGAAGGGCGTGATGAAGTCCAGCATGTGTCAGATATGCCTGACCCCGCATTCGTCGTCCGGTGTCAACCTCTTTGTCGCGCCGCTGGCCGGCCCATCCGGACGGCAGGGCAATACCGTGGGCATCTATATGTGCGCGGACCTGGCCTGTTCCTTGTACATGCGCGGGAAGCGGCAGCCCAAACTGCGTTTCAGTCAGTACGAGGAATCGCTCACCCTGGACGAGCGCATCGCGCGAGCGATGGACAACCTCAACAAATTCGCGGACAAGGTGGCGGGGATCGCCTGA
- a CDS encoding TerD family protein, translating to MITLKKEDGPADLGGVTHLSIGVSWDPTVGSSGGLMGKIRQKAGTDLDLIAIAMQGEDPVRLAGLDSLDPLGNGSLVHSGDNQTGHGDGDDETVTVEFARVPSNITAIVFVAAAYKKRSAFKNARNISFKVYDATGGSTQQVADIWPSLLTQDNGCAVAKAIRDGAGWKLQVINETGKIKQGDEQALMRFAVSK from the coding sequence ATGATCACGCTGAAGAAGGAAGACGGCCCGGCGGATCTGGGCGGGGTGACCCACCTGTCCATCGGGGTGTCCTGGGACCCGACCGTCGGGAGCAGCGGCGGGCTGATGGGGAAGATCCGGCAGAAGGCCGGGACGGACCTCGACCTGATCGCCATCGCGATGCAGGGCGAGGACCCCGTACGGCTGGCCGGTCTGGACTCCCTGGACCCGCTGGGCAACGGCTCGCTCGTGCACAGCGGTGACAACCAGACCGGGCACGGGGACGGCGACGACGAGACGGTGACCGTCGAGTTCGCACGGGTGCCGTCGAACATCACGGCCATCGTGTTCGTCGCCGCCGCGTACAAGAAGCGCAGCGCCTTCAAGAACGCGCGCAACATCAGCTTCAAGGTGTACGACGCGACGGGCGGCAGCACGCAGCAGGTCGCCGACATCTGGCCGAGCCTGCTCACCCAGGACAACGGCTGCGCGGTGGCCAAGGCGATCCGGGACGGCGCGGGCTGGAAGCTCCAGGTGATCAACGAGACCGGGAAGATCAAGCAGGGGGACGAGCAGGCCCTGATGCGCTTCGCCGTGAGCAAGTAG
- a CDS encoding DUF5324 family protein gives MTRIDSVRAATDSAKCSARHAAEVVAPYAGTAKEQATHYAHETRVRLAPKVTKAAEQARVQYDSHLAPRIEQARSHVPPRVDEAAQRAAASTRKAARSAADYTAPRVEHARAVAQPMAEQASARSAAALAALRTQVTAKEIQKLARKHQRRAKAGRAAKGFLVLGVLAGGAYAAWRWWDKQANPDWLVEPPAPTEVGDERSPLSSVDGSDRSDLDPEVRAKQAEAEAGNGDNPGPDDRP, from the coding sequence GTGACCCGCATCGACAGCGTGCGCGCCGCAACCGACTCGGCGAAGTGCAGCGCGCGGCACGCCGCGGAAGTGGTGGCGCCCTACGCCGGCACGGCCAAGGAGCAGGCGACCCATTACGCGCACGAGACCCGCGTGCGACTCGCACCCAAGGTGACCAAGGCGGCCGAACAGGCCCGTGTCCAGTACGACTCGCATCTCGCACCGCGCATCGAACAGGCCCGGAGCCATGTGCCGCCCCGGGTCGACGAGGCCGCGCAGCGTGCGGCGGCCTCGACCAGGAAGGCCGCACGGAGCGCCGCCGATTACACGGCGCCGCGCGTCGAGCACGCCCGCGCCGTGGCCCAGCCCATGGCCGAGCAGGCCTCCGCCCGCAGCGCGGCGGCCCTGGCGGCGCTGCGGACGCAGGTGACGGCCAAGGAGATCCAGAAGCTGGCCAGGAAGCACCAGCGGCGGGCCAAGGCGGGCCGGGCCGCGAAGGGCTTCCTGGTGCTGGGGGTCCTCGCGGGCGGCGCCTACGCCGCCTGGCGCTGGTGGGACAAGCAGGCCAACCCGGACTGGCTGGTCGAGCCGCCCGCCCCCACCGAGGTCGGCGACGAGCGTTCGCCGCTCAGCTCGGTCGACGGCAGCGACCGGTCGGACCTCGACCCGGAGGTCCGCGCCAAGCAGGCCGAGGCCGAGGCGGGCAACGGGGACAACCCCGGCCCGGACGACCGGCCCTGA
- a CDS encoding peptidylprolyl isomerase, with protein sequence MAEQLYATLKTNQGDIEIRLLPNHAPKTVRNFVELATGQREWVNPETGETTTDRLYDGTVFHRVISGFMIQGGDPLGNGTGGPGYQFADEFHPELGFTQPYLLAMANAGPGTNGSQFFLTVSPTAWLTGKHTIFGEVADDAGRRVVDAIAATPTNPRTDRPLKDVVIESVVVETR encoded by the coding sequence GTGGCCGAGCAGCTTTACGCCACTCTGAAGACCAATCAGGGCGATATCGAGATCCGGCTCCTGCCGAACCACGCCCCCAAGACCGTCAGGAACTTCGTCGAGCTGGCCACCGGGCAGCGTGAGTGGGTCAACCCCGAGACCGGCGAGACCACCACGGACCGGCTGTACGACGGTACGGTCTTCCACCGCGTCATCAGCGGTTTCATGATCCAGGGTGGAGACCCCCTGGGGAACGGCACGGGCGGTCCGGGCTACCAGTTCGCCGACGAGTTCCACCCCGAGCTGGGCTTCACCCAGCCGTATCTGCTGGCCATGGCCAACGCGGGGCCGGGGACGAACGGCTCGCAGTTCTTCCTGACGGTGTCACCCACCGCCTGGCTGACAGGCAAGCACACCATCTTCGGCGAGGTGGCCGACGATGCGGGCCGCCGGGTCGTCGACGCCATCGCGGCCACCCCGACCAACCCGCGCACCGACCGTCCCCTGAAGGACGTGGTGATCGAGTCGGTGGTCGTCGAGACCCGCTGA
- a CDS encoding rhomboid family intramembrane serine protease encodes MDQQPPPDRDASAGGVPTPTCYRHPGRETGISCTRCERPICTECMVSASVGFQCPDCVRQGSGTGHHPAASRPRTLAGGTVAADPRLVTKILLGINLAVFVLVAAAGPTLLNDLTLLGRAWDPTPPPGSIEGVAEGQWYRLVTSMFLHQEVWHIGFNMLGLWWLGGQLEAALGRSRYLALYLLSGLAGSALTYLIAAPNQGSLGASGAVYGLFGATAVLMRRMNYDMRPVLVLLALNLVFTFTWGGIAWEAHVGGLVAGVAIALGMVHAPREHRTLVQAGTCALVLLATLGIVVARTIALT; translated from the coding sequence ATGGACCAGCAGCCGCCGCCAGACCGTGACGCCTCGGCGGGCGGCGTGCCGACGCCGACCTGCTATCGGCACCCGGGCCGCGAGACGGGGATCAGCTGTACGCGCTGTGAGCGGCCGATCTGCACCGAGTGCATGGTCAGCGCCTCGGTCGGCTTTCAGTGTCCCGACTGCGTACGCCAGGGTTCCGGCACCGGCCACCACCCGGCGGCGAGCCGTCCGCGCACCCTGGCGGGCGGGACGGTGGCCGCCGATCCGCGGCTGGTCACCAAGATCCTGCTCGGCATCAATCTGGCGGTCTTCGTCCTGGTCGCCGCAGCCGGTCCCACCCTGCTCAACGATCTGACGCTGCTCGGGCGGGCCTGGGACCCCACTCCGCCGCCGGGGTCCATCGAGGGCGTCGCCGAGGGCCAGTGGTATCGCCTGGTGACCTCGATGTTCCTGCACCAGGAGGTGTGGCACATCGGGTTCAACATGCTGGGGCTGTGGTGGCTCGGCGGACAGCTGGAGGCCGCGCTCGGCCGGTCCCGCTATCTCGCGCTCTATCTGCTGTCCGGCCTCGCGGGCAGCGCGCTGACCTATCTGATCGCCGCGCCGAACCAGGGGTCGCTCGGCGCCTCCGGCGCGGTCTACGGCCTGTTCGGCGCCACCGCGGTCCTGATGCGCCGGATGAACTACGACATGCGCCCGGTGCTGGTGCTGCTCGCGCTGAACCTGGTCTTCACCTTCACCTGGGGCGGTATCGCCTGGGAGGCGCACGTCGGCGGTCTGGTGGCGGGCGTCGCCATCGCTCTCGGCATGGTGCACGCCCCGCGCGAGCACCGCACGCTGGTGCAGGCCGGCACCTGTGCGCTGGTCCTGTTGGCCACCCTCGGGATCGTCGTCGCCAGGACAATCGCGCTCACCTGA
- the crgA gene encoding cell division protein CrgA codes for MPKSRIRKKADFTPPPAKQATAIKLTNRSWVAPVMLALFLIGLAWIVVFYVTEGDLPIDALGNWNIVVGFGFIAGGFAVSTQWK; via the coding sequence GTGCCGAAGTCACGTATCCGCAAGAAGGCCGACTTCACGCCGCCCCCGGCGAAGCAGGCAACGGCCATAAAGCTGACCAACCGCAGCTGGGTGGCTCCGGTGATGCTGGCCCTGTTCCTCATCGGACTGGCCTGGATCGTGGTGTTCTACGTGACCGAAGGCGATCTGCCGATCGACGCCCTGGGCAACTGGAACATCGTGGTCGGCTTCGGCTTCATCGCCGGTGGCTTCGCCGTGTCGACGCAGTGGAAGTAG